From one Henningerozyma blattae CBS 6284 chromosome 1, complete genome genomic stretch:
- the SPT21 gene encoding Spt21p (similar to Saccharomyces cerevisiae SPT21 (YMR179W); ancestral locus Anc_6.252): MSQDQYMNLKVLYSLEDGASGTYLTRSRTPHSVNIASIPNPNISSESQSYTRIGMVHLSSVLNEVYKSSPELLNHKSTQNGYDFNVYFKDICEIDEPLVSLGLLSKIRRDLKHANDNNNSDSNNEPHDELENFYVTGRVCSTFGSMFKKKNSNPSETLEVKLRFSKVLMQISHSKELDTLDAKIPIDPTPLPTNTHINSYSQSQSPMSTNTTTSVPLQNLTPTQKLPNYNSTTTSNNSFIPHIVPVKKSTNRVTKVNNKRQTNPKPAPKAERTQSMPIWKPKQQQFNGNNSINTIAHKIYMADRQIDSNNQQSNMSQSLTYQISALQNDNSIQKMKIENSVSKRFDFMLNKKKKARNQTPTGEDNLSKKIVHNNNNNNNNNNNNNNNNNGPVRATRINTTPIIPSQSFDSKKIKSGQSILHLSNNSETHPMMDTDKENLPPTEATIEEDEKLLKSKNRKLSLLNDTDLVNFQELTDMNWLNEYNPFNTPNLDLSYNQLNKPSTVTPNDMNGFTIDNMDKTTTHNMDGTTTNANKNKQSTTTYSDMDRTSPIDSMSMSLMDMSDQVYSAFNYDQENTSPIIGSTNVNTKQKKFESLVNIPSNQSPNNSKPSNTKIMMSIRENSVLDDLEFKNGETANNNEISKELNSEELDIEDNDELTNDESHQKQPTMPSSPTTIFNYDNLNNDDFDDLSGVSKSNDLFKNY; this comes from the coding sequence ATGTCACAAGACCAATATATGAATTTAAAGGTATTATACTCCTTAGAAGATGGCGCGTCAGGCACTTACTTGACAAGGTCTAGGACTCCACATAGTGTTAACATTGCCTCTATTCCAAACccaaatatttcatcaGAGTCCCAGTCATATACAAGAATAGGTATGGTTCATTTATCATCAGTCTTAAATGAGGTTTATAAGAGTTCTcctgaattattaaaccaTAAATCTACTCAAAACGGTTATGACTTTAATGTTTATTTCAAAGATATTTGTGAAATTGATGAACCATTAGTAAGTTTAGGTTTATTGTCTAAAATACGACGTGATTTAAAACATGccaatgataataataactctgattctaataatgaGCCTCATGATGAGCTTGAGAATTTTTATGTCACAGGCCGTGTCTGCTCTACTTTTGGAAGTATgttcaagaaaaaaaattctaacCCATCTGAAACATTAGAAGTCAAGCTACGATTTTCAAAAGTACTTATGCAAATATCTCACTCGAAGGAACTAGATACATTAGATGCTAAAATACCAATAGACCCAACACCATTACCAACAAATACTCATATCAATTCATACTCACAATCACAATCACCTATGTCTACTAATACGACTACCTCTGTACcattacaaaatttaacTCCTACACAAAAATTACCCAATTATAATTCTACCACTActagtaataatagttttattCCACATATCGTCCCAGTGAAAAAATCTACAAATCGTGTGACAAaagttaataataagaGACAAACAAATCCTAAACCGGCACCTAAAGCTGAAAGAACTCAATCGATGCCGATCTGGAAGCctaaacaacaacaatttaatggtaataattctataaaCACAATTGCTCATAAAATATACATGGCTGATAGACAAATTGATTCTAATAACCAGCAATCAAATATGTCACAATCTTTAACTTACCAAATATCCGCTTTGCAAAATGATAATTCCATtcaaaagatgaaaattgAGAACTCAGTGAGTAAAAGATTTGATTTTATGCTaaataagaagaaaaaagcTCGCAACCAAACACCAACGGGAGAAGACAATCTATCAAAGAAAATAGtacataataataataataataataataataataataataataataataataataacggTCCAGTGAGAGCTACACGTATCAATACTACTCCAATTATTCCAAGCCAATCATTTGACAgcaagaaaattaaaagcGGTCAATCAATTTTGCATTTGTCAAATAATTCTGAAACCCATCCAATGATGGATactgataaagaaaatttgcCACCTACTGAAGCTAccattgaagaagatgaaaaattattaaaatctaaaaatcGTAAATTATCTCTTCTAAATGATACTGATCTGGTTAATTTCCAAGAATTAACTGATATGAATTGGTTAAATGAGTATAATCCATTCAACACACCAAATTTAGACCTATCATATAACCAATTGAATAAACCTTCTACTGTTACACCCAATGATATGAATGGGTTTACTATTGACAATATGGACAAAACTACTACCCATAATATGGATGGTACCACTACAAACGCCAACAAGAACAAACAAAGTACTACCACCTATAGTGATATGGACAGAACTTCTCCAATCGATTCTATGTCTATGTCCTTAATGGATATGTCTGATCAAGTATATTCTGCATTTAATTATGATCAAGAAAACACTTCGCCAATAATAGGTTCCACAAATGTAAATACtaaacaaaagaaattcGAATCTTTAGTCAACATCCCATCCAACCAATCCCCCAATAACTCTAAACCATCCAATACCAAAATCATGATGAGCATTAGAGAAAACTCGGTATTGGACgatttagaatttaaaaatggcGAAACAGCTAACAACAATGAGATCAGCAAAGAGCTTAATAGTGAAGAACTCGATATCGAAGACAACGACGAACTGACCAACGATGAATCTCACCAAAAGCAACCTACTATGCCATCTTCTCCCACCACAATTTTTAACtatgataatttaaacaaCGATGACTTTGATGATCTATCCGGCGTTTCCAAATCAAATGACTTGTTCAAGAACTACTAA
- the VMA11 gene encoding H(+)-transporting V0 sector ATPase subunit c' (similar to Saccharomyces cerevisiae TFP3 (YPL234C); ancestral locus Anc_6.260), with the protein MSSTQLENIYAPLYAPFFGFAGCAFAMILSCIGAGIGTAKSGLGISGIGTFKPELIMKSLIPVVMSGILAIYGLVVAVLIAGNISPSEEYTLFNGFMHLGCGLCVGFACLSSGYAIGIVGDVGVRKFMHQPRLFVGIVLILIFSEVLGLYGMIIALIMNTRGSE; encoded by the coding sequence ATGTCTAGTACACAGTTAGAAAACATATATGCTCCATTATATGCCCCATTCTTTGGGTTTGCAGGTTGTGCATTTGCAATGATCTTATCATGTATCGGTGCCGGTATTGGTACTGCAAAGTCTGGCTTGGGTATTTCAGGTATTGGTACCTTCAAACCTGAATTGATTATGAAATCTTTAATTCCTGTTGTTATGTCAGGTATTTTGGCCATTTATGGGTTAGTTGTCGCTGTTTTAATTGCCGGTAACATTTCTCCAAGCGAAGAATATACTTTATTCAATGGGTTTATGCATTTAGGATGTGGGTTATGTGTAGGTTTTGCTTGTTTAAGTAGTGGTTATGCTATTGGGATAGTAGGTGATGTTGGTGTAAGGAAATTTATGCATCAACCAAGATTGTTCGTTGGTATCGTTTTAATCTTAATTTTCAGTGAAGTTTTAGGCTTATATGGTATGATTATTGCTTTGATTATGAACACTCGTGGTAGTGAATGA
- the ENV7 gene encoding putative serine/threonine protein kinase ENV7 (similar to Saccharomyces cerevisiae YPL236C; ancestral locus Anc_6.262), with translation METLINLSNLLCCGCLEIYYKSYVHLNGKRYEIVKLLGEGSYSFVYLAQILEHMSSRRFSITTQVSFFDSVVHSYALKKVVCPAENLTLAYKYLQEIHNYKRFQCGYIVPCLDSQVIQEKNGNKTIWMVFPYYPLGSLQQVVDRHMLEGTFISESEAIRIMIGILKGVLRLHSPMSPIPNINTNGNTHNYIINSSDSQSNNGDITNDTTMDSTLLGDQDLLLFPEIGESTLLLESSLMELDTMLSDTPPTPVDPKTPYAHRDLTPSNILFASDGYPILSDLGSCIPANVSITTNSQLIKWKDWIAESCTLPYTAPEILNIRLNSHITTKSDIWSVGCIFYCILFGISPFEREEQLRGASITYALSTGHYSFPSQNRYSNDLLNVIKACLQIDPTARPSADTLFQQLETLSHTS, from the coding sequence atggaAACACTAATTAACTTATCTAACCTGCTATGCTGTGGCTGTTTggaaatttattacaaatcaTATGTCCATCTTAATGGAAAACGATACGAAATAGTTAAATTGTTAGGGGAAGGAAGTTATTCATTCGTTTACTTAGCTCAAATCTTAGAACATATGTCCAGTCGAAGATTCAGTATCACAACACAAGTCTCATTTTTTGATAGTGTGGTTCATTCATATGCTTTAAAAAAGGTTGTTTGTCCTGCAGAAAACTTAACATTAGCATACAAATATTTGCAAGAAATTCACAATTATAAACGATTCCAATGTGGATACATTGTTCCTTGTTTGGACTCACAAGTCATACAAGAGAAAAATGGTAACAAGACTATTTGGATGGTATTCCCATATTATCCATTAGGGTCTTTACAACAAGTGGTGGACAGACATATGCTGGAAGGCACATTTATCTCTGAGTCCGAAGCTATTCGCATTATGATTGGTATCTTGAAAGGTGTGCTCAGGTTACATTCACCGATGTCTCCAATTCCCAACATTAATACAAATGGTAATACTCATAATTACATAATAAACTCTTCGGATAGTCAAAGTAACAATGGTGATATAACAAACGATACAACAATGGACAGTACATTGTTGGGGGACCAAgatttattactatttcCAGAAATAGGTGAAAGTACCTTGCTGTTGGAAAGTTCCTTAATGGAGCTCGATACCATGCTTTCAGACACTCCACCTACACCAGTGGACCCTAAAACCCCATATGCTCACCGAGATTTAACACCTTCAAATATCCTGTTTGCTTCCGACGGATATCCAATTCTATCAGATCTAGGATCCTGTATACCTGCTAATGTCTCGATCACTACTAATTCGCAATTAATTAAATGGAAAGACTGGATTGCCGAGAGTTGCACATTGCCATATACTGCCCCGGAGATCCTTAACATCAGATTAAATTCACATATCACCACGAAATCAGATATCTGGTCTGTTGGGTGTATCTTCTATTGCAtattatttggaatatcACCTTTCGAAAGAGAGGAACAACTACGCGGAGCTTCCATCACTTATGCTCTATCAACGGGCCATTATTCCTTCCCATCACAGAACAGGTATTCTAATGACCTACTAAACGTTATTAAAGCTTGTCTTCAGATAGATCCTACTGCTCGACCCTCTGCAGACACTCTTTTTCAACAACTAGAAACGTTGTCTCACACATCTTGA
- the ALG5 gene encoding dolichyl-phosphate beta-glucosyltransferase (similar to Saccharomyces cerevisiae ALG5 (YPL227C); ancestral locus Anc_6.253) — translation MLSVVPQFIQQNLNLTNMFFTSIIIVLATIYFVVLLFSHNPREPFSEELEYLTIDEKGKHVRKPLSNTSDEQKNKDILLSVVVPSYNETKRIGKMLEDAINYLNEHLPNKWEIIIVDDGSSDDTSNFCLKLSQEKFNLKPEQLKVIKFIQNRGKGGAVKQGLLHVEGTYALFADADGASQFASVSKLINEMEKIEKIEKHTRTNLSEKPAVVIGSRAHMVSTDAVVKRSFIRNLLMYGFHGFVYVFGVKSIRDTQCGFKLFNRVAINEIIPFMHTEGWIFDVEILMLAMKKKIPIIEVPITWHEVDGSKMALARDSINMAKDLIVIRLAYLFGIYKDKNVI, via the coding sequence ATGTTATCTGTGGTACCACAATTTATACAGCAAAATTTGAACCTAACTAATATGTTTTTCacttcaattattattgtacTAGctactatatattttgtggtattattattctccCATAATCCTAGAGAACCCTTTTCAGAGGAATTGGAATACTTGACCATTGATGAGAAGGGTAAACATGTAAGAAAGCCTTTAAGTAATACTTCAGATGAACAGAAAAACAAAGATATCCTTCTATCAGTCGTGGTACCAAGTTATAATGAAACCAAAAGAATTGGTAAAATGTTGGAGGATGCTATTAACTACTTAAATGAACATTTACCTAACAAATgggaaattattattgttgatgATGGTTCTTCCGATGATACTTCgaatttttgtttaaaattatcacaagaaaaattcaatttaaaaccagaacaattaaaagttatcaaatttattcaaaacaGAGGTAAAGGTGGTGCTGTGAAACAAGGTTTATTACATGTCGAAGGTACCTATGCTTTATTTGCTGATGCTGATGGTGCAAGTCAATTTGCAAGTGtttctaaattaattaatgaaatggaaaaaattgaaaaaattgaaaaacatACAAGAACGAATCTCTCAGAGAAACCCGCTGTAGTAATTGGTTCAAGAGCACATATGGTTAGTACTGATGCTGTTGTAAAGAGATCATTTATTAGAAACTTATTGATGTATGGGTTCCATGGATTTGTTTACGTTTTTGGTGTTAAATCAATTAGAGATACTCAATGTGGgtttaaattattcaatagaGTCGCAATCAATGAAATTATCCCATTTATGCATACTGAAGGTTGGATTTTTGATGTAGAAATCCTCATGTTAGcgatgaagaaaaaaatccCTATCATTGAAGTACCGATTACTTGGCATGAAGTTGATGGTTCCAAAATGGCTTTAGCTAGAGATAGTATCAACATGGCAAAGGATTTGATAGTGATTAGATTAGCCTATTTATTTGGTATTTATAAGGATAAAAATGTAATCTAA
- the CET1 gene encoding polynucleotide 5'-phosphatase (similar to Saccharomyces cerevisiae CTL1 (YMR180C) and CET1 (YPL228W); ancestral locus Anc_6.254), translating into MNNNDQTHGTSKRALSLDDLVNHDENDKQKLQKLADETIIDQSNSSVINTSISKDTESTQLPTLNNITNPTNQDLVDRTREIPTYFSSSDDDDDTGSGSGSFNFNFDNKMSFDYDEQAQKSPVKEPTTSSSSNNNTTKLVAPVLAPAAKNISSEELDPIAAPIENKNNEGQTIKENEPADMTMGPRLPNVSSVPDSTNNPTVPPNKVGKSETNNESTSTRQLTKSEQLSPEPEREVSPKNDKEVTNGKLIKEKAATQTKKQPKKNTKQKVDKIFEEKTSSRSKRNNIKKDLEILNDISHSTKPNKYKEVPIWAQKWKPSIKALQNINTNDLKNIDTSFLNIIPDDDLTKSVQDWIYATIYSIQSDLQKYIELEIKFGLIKDTKSSDRVTPPISSQAIFTNLDSHLKPNIDEVLFRELKKFIKNTSELNEHVGKFSIIESNNRDSLYRVGISTQRPRFLRMSTDMKTGRIGQFIEKRNISSLLIFSPKDSYDMKISINLEIPVPESEPPEKFKDQRPISERIKDRISYIHNDSCTRIDITNVKNLHQGIHGKDTEETFEVELEINTPALLAAFENISTNSNEYASLIRTFLNNGTIIRRKLTSLSYEIFEGQKKVN; encoded by the coding sequence atgaataataacgATCAAACACATGGTACTTCTAAAAGAGCTTTGTCTCTAGATGATTTGGTTAAtcatgatgaaaatgataaacaaaaattgcAGAAATTAGCTGATGAAACAATTATCGACCAATCTAATTCTTCAGTGATTAACACGAGTATATCTAAAGATACAGAATCAACTCAATTGCCTACATTGAATAATATCACAAACCCAACGAATCAAGATTTAGTTGATCGTACAAGGGAAATTCCTACATATTTTAGTTCaagtgatgatgatgatgatactGGAAGTGGTTCAGGAAGCTTTAATTTCAactttgataataaaatgtCTTTTGATTATGATGAGCAAGCTCAAAAATCCCCCGTGAAAGAACCAACGacctcttcttcttctaataaCAATACTACTAAACTTGTTGCACCAGTACTTGCTCCAGCAGccaaaaatattagttCTGAAGAACTGGACCCTATTGCTGCTccaatagaaaataaaaataatgaaggTCAAactataaaagaaaatgaaccAGCGGATATGACAATGGGCCCTCGTTTACCAAATGTTTCATCTGTACCAGATAGTACAAATAATCCTACAGTACCCCCCAATAAAGTTGGGAAATCGgaaacaaataatgaatctaCTAGTACCAGGCAATTAACGAAATCAGAACAATTAAGTCCTGAACCTGAAAGGGAGGTAAGTCCAAAGAATGATAAAGAAGTTACTAACGGGAAACTAATCAAGGAAAAGGCAGCTACTCAAACTAAAAAGCAACCAAAGAAGAATACTAAGCAAAAGGTCgataaaatttttgaagaaaagaCATCTTCAAGATCAAAACGTAACaatataaagaaagatttagaaattttaaatgacATTTCACATTCAACAaaaccaaataaatataaagaagTGCCAATATGGGCACAAAAATGGAAGCCATCAATTAAGGCcttacaaaatattaatactaatgatttgaaaaatattgatacctcgtttttaaatattattcccGATGATGATTTGACAAAGTCAGTTCAAGATTGGATTTATGCCACAATATATTCTATCCAAAGTGATCTGCAAAAGtatattgaattagaaattaaatttggtttaattaaagatacCAAAAGTTCGGATCGTGTCACACCTCCAATTTCTTCTCAAGCTATCTTTACAAATCTAGATTCTCACTTAAAACCAAATATAGATGAAGTTTTGTTTagagaattgaaaaaatttattaaaaataccaGTGAATTAAACGAGCATGTTGGTAAGTTCAGCATTATTGAGTCCAACAATCGTGATTCATTGTACAGAGTAGGTATATCTACACAAAGGCCAAGATTTTTAAGAATGAGTACAGATATGAAAACCGGGCGTATAGGGCAATTCATTGAAAAGAGAAATATATCaagtttattaatattttcaccTAAGGATAGTTATGATatgaaaatatcaataaatctCGAAATTCCAGTACCAGAAAGTGAACCACCAGAGAAATTTAAAGACCAAAGACCAATTAGTGAAAGAATCAAAGATCGTATTAGTTATATCCATAATGATTCATGTACAAGAATTGATATTACAAATGTTAAGAATTTGCATCAAGGTATTCATGGAAAGGATACAGAAGAGACATTTGAAGTTGAATTGGAGATTAATACACCAGCACTATTAGCtgcttttgaaaatatttctacCAACTCTAATGAATATGCATCTTTAATTAgaacatttttaaataatggtaCAATTATTCGTAGGAAATTAACTTCATTATCatatgaaatttttgaaggtcaaaaaaaagttaattgA
- the NSL1 gene encoding MIND complex subunit NSL1 (similar to Saccharomyces cerevisiae NSL1 (YPL233W); ancestral locus Anc_6.259), producing the protein MDTRDKPKIKFRTGQVNCLFKQLFLALDAEARAQIEDPSSEEYIVVKNILQRFLVETFIASSPSINVVDNNLNVQDIILNTHSKYVEKYDPTLERKTVSEYRRWEDLIATVSELRHTGPSTIAERCEAPANEMLSIVDAAISELDNDLVKENIVEDSEESDSKFNIDDESLNVLVNQYENGIISLSDTKNNMKDTKSAIELLSEMCNELSEEPQ; encoded by the coding sequence atgGATACAAGAGATAAGCCAAAGATAAAGTTTAGAACTGGTCAAGTGAATTGCCTATTCAAACAGCTGTTTCTAGCACTAGATGCAGAAGCACGCGCCCAGATTGAAGATCCTTCTTCTGAAGAATACATTGTGGTAAAGAATATTCTACAACGGTTTTTAGTAGAGACTTTTATTGCATCTTCGCCATCTATTAATGTGgtagataataatttaaatgttcaggatattattttaaatacaCATTCCAAGTatgttgaaaaatatgatcCAACTTTAGAAAGGAAGACAGTAAGCGAGTATAGACGGTGGGAAGATCTTATAGCAACAGTTTCAGAATTAAGACATACTGGGCCTTCGACTATTGCAGAACGTTGCGAAGCCCCAGCCAACGAAATGCTAAGTATTGTAGATGCCGCTATTTCCGAATTAGATAACGATTTggttaaagaaaatatcgTTGAAGATAGTGAGGAAAGTGATAgcaaatttaatattgatgatgaatcaTTAAATGTGCTTGTCAATCAGTATGAGAATGGGATCATATCTTTGTCTgatacaaaaaataatatgaaagATACAAAGTCGGCAATAGAACTACTTTCAGAAATGTGTAACGAATTATCTGAGGAACCGCAATAA
- the RVB2 gene encoding RuvB family ATP-dependent DNA helicase reptin (similar to Saccharomyces cerevisiae RVB2 (YPL235W); ancestral locus Anc_6.261), which yields MSIQTSDPNEASESLKTLSLIAAHSHITGLGLDENLQPRPTSDGMVGQLQARRAAGIILKMVQNGSIAGRAVLVAGPPSTGKTALAMGVSQSLGKDVPFTTIAGSEIFSLELSKTEALTQAFRKSIGIKIKEETELIEGEVVEIQIDRSITGGHKQGKLTIKTTDMETIYELGNKMIDGLTKEKVLAGDIISIDKASGKITKLGRSFSRSRDYDAMGADTKFVQCPEGELQKRKTVVHTVSLHEIDVINSRTQGFLALFTGDTGEIRSEVRDQINTKVAEWKEEGKAEIVPGVLFIDEVHMLDIECFSFINRALEDEFAPIVMMATNRGISKTRGTNYKSPHGLPLDLLDRTIIITTSSYNEQEIKLILSIRAQEEEVEISPDGLDLLTKIGIESSLRYSSNLISVSQQIALKRKSNIVEVADIKRAYLLFLDSARSVKYVQENEAQYIDDSGNVNISTKPLTTTEGGDAMDISE from the coding sequence ATGTCCATTCAAACCAGTGATCCCAATGAAGCTTCAGAATCTTTAAAAACCCTCTCTTTAATTGCTGCACATTCACATATTACAGGTCTTGGGTTAGATGAGAATCTACAACCTCGTCCAACTTCCGATGGTATGGTAGGCCAATTACAAGCTCGTAGGGCTGCAGGcataatattgaagatgGTCCAAAATGGAAGTATTGCTGGTAGAGCAGTTTTAGTAGCAGGTCCACCTTCTACCGGTAAGACTGCTTTAGCAATGGGTGTATCTCAATCATTAGGTAAAGATGTTCCATTTACTACAATTGCTGGttctgaaattttttcattagaattGAGTAAAACTGAAGCTTTGACACAAGCTTTCAGAAAATCTAttggtattaaaattaaagaagaaaccGAATTGATTGAAGGTGAAGTTGTAGAGATTCAAATAGATAGATCTATTACCGGTGGTCATAAACAAGGTAAATTAACAATTAAGACAACTGATATGGAAACCATTTATGAATTGGGTAATAAGATGATTGATGGAttaacaaaagaaaaagtttTGGCAGGTGATATCATTTCCATTGATAAAGCTAGTGGTAAGATCACAAAGTTGGGTAGATCATTTTCCAGATCTAGAGATTACGATGCCATGGGTGCTGATACCAAATTTGTTCAATGTCCAGAAGGTGAATTACAAAAGAGAAAGACAGTCGTGCATACAGTATCGTTACATGAAATTGATGTCATTAACTCAAGAACACAAGGATTTTTAGCCTTATTTACTGGTGACACTGGTGAAATTAGAAGTGAAGTCCGTGATCAAATTAATACAAAAGTGGCCGAATGGAAGGAGGAAGGTAAAGCAGAAATTGTTCCAGGTGTGCTATTTATCGATGAAGTTCACATGTTAGATATTGAATGCTTCTCATTTATTAACCGTGCCTTGGAAGATGAATTTGCTCCAATTGTTATGATGGCTACTAATAGAGGTATTTCAAAGACAAGAGGTACGAATTATAAATCTCCACATGGGTTACCCTTAGATCTGTTAGATAGAAcaatcatcatcaccacCAGCAGTTATAATgaacaagaaattaaattaattttatcaattagagcacaagaagaagaagtagAAATTAGTCCAGATGGGttagatttattaactAAGATTGGTATTGAAAGCAGCTTACGTTATAGTagtaatttaatatcagtGTCACAACAGATTGctttgaaaagaaaaagtaaTATAGTCGAAGTAGCTGATATCAAGAGAGcctatttattatttttagatagTGCTCGTAGTGTAAAATACGttcaagaaaatgaagCTCAATACATTGATGATAGTGGGAATGTTAATATATCTACTAAACCATTGACCACTACTGAAGGTGGTGATGCAATGGATATTTCGGAATAA
- the TBLA0A02250 gene encoding uncharacterized protein (similar to Saccharomyces cerevisiae ADD37 (YMR184W); ancestral locus Anc_6.263), giving the protein MSELTQSTFKSYQYCAEKDVPGYNDCPDYLFQLLPSSKLREKKKRIRLSVKTPTGNRNLISTQAPPPPSKRYSSRKSSLKLPPTPEGTPITLEKSVFESVSENSSDDSLSGKYTPSPMSLTICLTETEIKDKLAQFLKLSNKLSAKEFNYYKNKLFTNLKNYLDDQTTRYVLTLFFEEIADKNQAEALLQDWMVTDMGVGEWSPSLLKLYRNLCY; this is encoded by the coding sequence ATGAGCGAACTAACACAATCTACTTTTAAAAGTTATCAATACTGTGCCGAGAAAGATGTTCCAGGTTACAATGATTGCCcagattatttatttcaattattaccatcttcaaaattgagagagaagaaaaaaagaatcaGATTAAGTGTCAAAACACCAACTGGAAATCGTAACTTGATTTCTACTCAagcaccaccaccaccatCTAAAAGATACAGTTCGAGAAAATCAAGTTTAAAACTACCACCAACTCCAGAGGGAACACCAATCACTTTGGAAAAATCTGTATTTGAATCAGTCTCTGAAAATTCAAGTGATGATTCATTAAGTGGGAAATACACACCATCACCAATGTCACTAACTATCTGTTTAACAGAAACcgaaattaaagataaattagctcaatttttaaaattatctaataaattatctgCCAAGgaattcaattattacaagaataaattattcactaatttgaaaaattatttggatgATCAAACAACTAGATATGTATTGAccttattttttgaagaaatagCTGATAAAAATCAAGCGGAAGCTTTATTACAAGATTGGATGGTCACTGACATGGGCGTTGGTGAATGGTCTCCATCCTTACTAAAATTGTATAGAAACTTATGCTATTAA